The following proteins come from a genomic window of Panicum hallii strain FIL2 chromosome 8, PHallii_v3.1, whole genome shotgun sequence:
- the LOC112902204 gene encoding putative disease resistance protein RGA1, translating to MAYKVKGIKVRFAAIVKQRSDINTILHNLPLDYYVMSRNRGTAELSLLSSVEESKIPRRDKEKDEIICKIVECSAGDNGWIVSIVGLGGSGKTTLAKHICHDNKVKQHFNDTIFRIHVSQEFHMEKLISKLFEAITKQKSDNHARQHMVEKISKKLSGKKFLLVLDDAWHEDKDDWEQFMLHINSGAPGSKILLTTRNQKVASAVKSTHIFHLTFLSDSESWNLFLQCSGWAEEDLGSEFIWVGKEIVKRCGGVPLAIKTLGSVLHDKKDINTWKAIKESNLWNVESINERVFASLKLSYFHLADNLKQCFTFCSIFPKGYKIIKSHLIAQWIAHGFINLMNKGDPEDIGSDYFDSLVKVGFLQDSFQIWYNDQLVYKMHDLIHDLTQLVLQDELVTSVPNTITTNCTPRCRYLSLTSSAEKVNKSLFDKVRALYVYGGDTSFDKSIKSSFYICSVILQSTVVGQFSILKSEYLGYLEICHISFTEFPEAISGCWNLQALHVMYCGGLMRLPESIGKLKRLRTLELLICNDFESLPQSIGDCRELQSLQLYFCANLREIPNSICRLENLKVLHIAASPAVQQLPSKLVGELSNLQTLNLSGCSNLKDLPSAFACCRLCNLVLSNTNITVLPQWITLIGTLECIELEYCTELAELPTDIGNLEKLEVLNIQGCWRLCGMPLGFGQLIRLRSLGLFVVRCGENDASILELENLDMLCGHLEITNLRYLRDPRYTGRRLA from the exons ATGGCATATAAAGTCAAGGGAATTAAGGTGAGGTTTGCTGCAATTGTGAAACAAAGAAGCGACATCAATACTATACTTCATAATTTACCATTGGATTATTATGTTATGAGCAGAAACAGGGGAACTGCAGAGTTGTCTTTGTTGAGTAGTGTCGAAGAATCAAAAATACCCAGAAGGGATAAAGAGAAAGATGAGATTATATGTAAGATTGTAGAATGCAGCGCAGGAGATAATGGTTGGATAGTTTCTATTGTTGGGCTAGGTGGGTCTGGCAAGACTACTTTGGCCAAACACATCTGCCATGACAACAAGGTAAAGCAGCACTTTAACGATACAATATTTCGGATCCACGTATCTCAAGAATTTCACATGGAAAAGCTTATCAGCAAGCTATTTGAAGCTATCACTAAACAAAAGTCAGACAATCATGCACGGCAGCACATGGTCGAAAAAATTTCAAAGAAGTTGAGTGGTAAGAAGTTTCTTCTTGTCCTTGATGATGCATGGCATGAGGACAAGGATGACTGGGAACAATTCATGCTACATATAAACAGCGGTGCACCTGGAAGCAAGATTTTGCTAACTACTCGTAATCAAAAGGTTGCAAGTGCAGTTAAATCAACACATATATTCCACTTGACGTTCTTATCAGATTCTGAGAGCTGGAACTTGTTCCTTCAATGTTCTGGGTGGGCAGAGGAAGATTTGGGATCTGAGTTCATATGGGTCGGTAAAGAGATTGTGAAGAGATGTGGTGGGGTACCTCTAGCAATCAAAACTCTTGGCAGTGTCCTCCATGACAAGAAGGATATAAATACTTGGAAGGCTATAAAAGAGAGCAATTTATGGAATGTTGAGAGTATAAATGAAAGAGTGTTTGCATCCTTGAAATTGAGCTACTTTCACTTGGCAGATAATCTGAAGCAATGCTTTACATTCTGCTCTATATTCCCAAAAGGCTATAAAATCATAAAAAGTCATTTGATTGCCCAATGGATAGCCCACGGCTTTATCAATCTGATGAATAAAGGCGATCCAGAAGATATAGGAAGTGACTACTTTGATTCTCTTGTGAAAGTGGGCTTTCTTCAAGATTCTTTCCAGATTTGGTACAATGATCAATTAGTATACAAGATGCATGACCTTATTCATGATCTTACCCAACTAGTTTTACAGGATGAATTAGTGACATCTGTACCGAACACTATTACCACAAACTGTACTCCTAGATGCAGATATTTATCTTTGACGTCATCTGCCGAGAAGGTTAACAAGAGCTTATTTGACAAGGTCCGTGCTCTTTATGTATATGGTGGTGACACATCGTTTGACAAATCTATTAAGAGTAGTTTCTACATCTGCAGTGTTATTCTGCAGTCAACAGTTGTTGGTCAATTTTCCATATTGAAATCGGAGTATCTTGGTTATCTTGAAATTTGTCACATTAGTTTCACAGAATTTCCAGAAGCTATCTCAGGCTGTTGGAACTTGCAGGCGCTTCATGTTATGTATTGTGGAGGTCTCATGAGGTTGCCTGAGTCTATTGGCAAGCTTAAGAGGCTGAGAACTCTGGAGTTATTGATATGCAATGACTTTGAGAGCTTGCCTCAGTCTATTGGTGATTGTCGAGAACTTCAAAGCTTGCAACTATATTTCTGTGCAAATCTCAGAGAGATACCAAACTCCATATGTAGACTTGAAA ATCTTAAGGTGCTGCATATTGCTGCATCTCCAGCTGTGCAGCAACTTCCATCAAAACTGGTTGGTGAACTTAGCAACTTACAGACACTAAATTTATCTGGTTGTTCAAATCTTAAAGACCTGCCAAGCGCATTTGCTTGTTGTAGACTATGTAACTTGGTGCTGTCTAATACTAACATTACTGTACTTCCTCAATGGATCACTTTGATTGGTACTCTAGAGTGTATAGAGCTTGAGTACTGCACAGAACTTGCTGAGTTGCCTACAGATATAGGGAACTTGGAAAAGCTGGAAGTTCTGAATATACAGGGTTGCTGGAGACTCTGTGGCATGCCATTAGGGTTTGGACAACTGATCCGTTTAAGGAGTCTTGGCTTGTTTGTTGTCAGATGTGGTGAAAATGATGCTAGCATCTTGGAGCTTGAAAATCTTGATATGTTATGTGGTCACTTGGAAATTACGAACCTTAGATATTTGAGGGATCCAAGATATACGGGGAGAAGGCTTGCttga
- the LOC112902203 gene encoding G-type lectin S-receptor-like serine/threonine-protein kinase SD2-5 isoform X1: MQHFYALMAVLLLFGFFIHLNVVVTQPSAVPPPSSWKVSNMQLQRIINMDNGSSILPILGHRIMSYTTYFGFYTIDDGHSFVLSIVIFGTQAPVIWSANPDNPVNHDATLSFTREGDLLLQDGNGAMVWSTATKSKSVVAGMRLDVSGNLVLTNTDNSSVWQSFDHPTDTLVMGQSLCTGMNLSVMTSDTKWPSGRVYLSAWWNGLLYSFEPAGYTRLFETDTVSPCSDFRNGSFGLLEKMFSLPLARSLQFMRLEPDGHLRLYEMQGDGQGSLMVFDVLSTKMNFCDYPMACGDYGVCSKGQCSCPSLSNFKFQIERLPNAGCKPLSSPTCNQAQQYHQLVQVNNVSYFSKSVFTLFAASTSENVCKKSCLIDCSCKAVVFEKNIYGIDGGYCLLVSENMAISFAENSSDHFSVFVKIQGNHSEKRRISIIVASSISGVFLISILVCVVVWKKYKKDEEPPFDVIPGIPKRFSLDELEVATGHFSIKLGGGGFGSVFKGKIGKQTIAVKRLEGLEQGMEEFLAEVKTIGRIHHFNLIRLVGFCAEKSHKLLVYEYLSNGSLDKWIFPKSTVFTLSWKTRRDIILGIARGLSYLHEECEQKIAHLDIKPQNILLDDKFSAKVSDFGLSKMMNRDQSKVMTRMRGTRGYLAPEWLGSKITEKADIYSFGIVMMEIICGRENLDESQPEDSIHLISLLQEKARIGRLSDLVDCSSNDMRLHMQEVVELMKLAMWCLQVDSSRRPLMSTIAKVLEGVMSMEAIPDCTLVLSFASNNTVGSGSSYVPSESHLSGPR; this comes from the coding sequence ATGCAACATTTTTACGCGCTGATGGCCGTCCTTTTATTGTTTGGCTTCTTTATCCACCTCAATGTTGTTGTTACTCAGCCCTCTGCTGTGCCTCCCCCAAGCTCTTGGAAAGTTTCAAATATGCAGCTGCAGCGCATTATAAACATGGACAACGGATCTAGTATCCTTCCCATTCTTGGCCATAGAATCATGTCGTACACAACTTATTTTGGCTTCTACACCATAGATGATGGCCATTCATTTGTTCTCTCTATTGTGATTTTTGGCACCCAAGCTCCAGTCATTTGGTCTGCCAACCCTGACAATCCTGTAAACCATGACGCAACCTTAAGCTTCACCAGGGAAGGGGATTTGCTCCTCCAGGATGGTAATGGTGCCATGGTGTGGTCCACGGCCACAAAGAGCAAATCCGTCGTCGCTGGTATGCGCCTCGATGTTTCCGGGAACCTTGTGCTTACCAATACAGATAACTCCTCTGTTTGGCAGTCGTTTGACCACCCAACTGATACATTGGTAATGGGGCAGTCACTTTGCACGGGAATGAACCTCAGTGTCATGACCTCAGACACAAAATGGCCATCTGGCAGGGTTTATCTTTCTGCATGGTGGAATGGGTTGTTATACAGTTTCGAACCAGCAGGATATACAAGGTTGTTTGAAACTGATACAGTGTCACCTTGTTCTGACTTTCGCAATGGTAGCTTTGGGTTACTAGAAAAAATGTTCTCCCTACCCTTGGCAAGATCATTACAATTTATGAGATTGGAGCCTGATGGGCATTTAAGGCTCTACGAGATGCAAGGAGATGGCCAGGGCAGTCTGATGGTATTTGATGTATTAAGCACAAAGATGAACTTCTGCGATTATCCAATGGCCTGCGGAGATTATGGTGTCTGCAGTAAGGGACAATGTTCTTGTCCTAGTTTGAGCAACTTTAAGTTCCAAATTGAACGGCTACCAAATGCTGGATGCAAACCCTTAAGTAGCCCTACCTGCAACCAAGCGCAGCAATACCACCAGTTAGTACAAGTCAACAATGTTTCTTACTTCAGTAAGAGCGTATTCACGTTATTTGCCGCTTCAACTTCTGAAAATGTTTGCAAGAAGTCATGCTTAATTGATTGCAGTTGCAAAGCAGTGGTTTTCGAAAAGAACATTTATGGTATTGATGGTGGTTACTGCTTGTTGGTATCGGAGAACATGGCAATTTCATTTGCAGAGAATTCATCAGATCACTTTTCAGTATTTGTAAAGATACAAGGTAATCACTCAGAAAAAAGGAGAATAAGTATTATTGTTGCTAGTTCAATTTCTGGAGTTTTTCTAATATCGATCTTAGTTTGCGTGGTTGTATGGAAGAAGTACAAGAAAGACGAGGAACCACCCTTTGATGTCATACCTGGAATACCAAAGCGTTTCTCGTTGGATGAGTTAGAAGTTGCTACTGGCCACTTCTCCATAAAGCTTGGAGGTGGTGGCTTTGGGTCCGTATTCAAAGGCAAGATAGGCAAGCAAACTATTGCTGTCAAACGCTTGGAGGGTCTCGAGCAAGGAATGGAAGAGTTCTTAGCAGAGGTCAAGACAATTGGCAGAATCCATCACTTTAATCTCATAAGGTTAGTAGGCTTCTGTGCAGAGAAATCACATAAGCTTCTTGTCTACGAATACTTGTCCAATGGCTCATTAGACAAATGGATCTTTCCCAAAAGTACAGTCTTCACCCTCTCTTGGAAAACTAGACGTGATATCATCTTGGGCATTGCTAGGGGTTTGTCTTACCTCCATGAAGAATGCGAGCAAAAGATTGCTCATTTAGATATCAAGCCACAGAATATTCTCTTGGATGACAAATTCAGTGCTAAGGTCTCGGACTTTGGACTCTCGAAAATGATGAACAGGGATCAAAGCAAAGTCATGACTCGAATGCGAGGAACGCGTGGATACCTTGCACCTGAATGGCTGGGCTCAAAAATCACAGAGAAGGCTGACATCTACAGCTTTGGGATTGTGATGATGGAGATCATCTGCGGTCGAGAAAATTTGGATGAATCGCAACCCGAGGATAGCATCCATTTGATAAGCCTGCTTCAGGAGAAGGCAAGGATTGGCCGGTTGTCTGATTTGGTGGACTGTAGCAGCAATGACATGAGGTTACATATGCAAGAGGTCGTGGAATTGATGAAGCTTGCAATGTGGTGCTTGCAGGTTGATAGCAGCAGACGACCCCTGATGTCAACAATCGCCAAGGTGTTGGAAGGTGTGATGAGCATGGAGGCTATACCTGACTGCACTTTGGTCCTTAGTTTTGCATCAAACAATACCGTGGGATCAGGTTCTTCTTATGTTCCATCTGAGTCACATTTATCAGGGCCTAGGTGA
- the LOC112902203 gene encoding G-type lectin S-receptor-like serine/threonine-protein kinase SD2-5 isoform X2, with protein sequence MQHFYALMAVLLLFGFFIHLNVVVTQPSAVPPPSSWKVSNMQLQRIINMDNGSSILPILGHRIMSYTTYFGFYTIDDGHSFVLSIVIFGTQAPVIWSANPDNPVNHDATLSFTREGDLLLQDGNGAMVWSTATKSKSVVAGMRLDVSGNLVLTNTDNSSVWQSFDHPTDTLVMGQSLCTGMNLSVMTSDTKWPSGRVYLSAWWNGLLYSFEPAGYTRLFETDTVSPCSDFRNGSFGLLEKMFSLPLARSLQFMRLEPDGHLRLYEMQGDGQGSLMVFDVLSTKMNFCDYPMACGDYGVCSKGQCSCPSLSNFKFQIERLPNAGCKPLSSPTCNQAQQYHQLVQVNNVSYFSKSVFTLFAASTSENVCKKSCLIDCSCKAVVFEKNIYGIDGGYCLLVSENMAISFAENSSDHFSVFVKIQVCVVVWKKYKKDEEPPFDVIPGIPKRFSLDELEVATGHFSIKLGGGGFGSVFKGKIGKQTIAVKRLEGLEQGMEEFLAEVKTIGRIHHFNLIRLVGFCAEKSHKLLVYEYLSNGSLDKWIFPKSTVFTLSWKTRRDIILGIARGLSYLHEECEQKIAHLDIKPQNILLDDKFSAKVSDFGLSKMMNRDQSKVMTRMRGTRGYLAPEWLGSKITEKADIYSFGIVMMEIICGRENLDESQPEDSIHLISLLQEKARIGRLSDLVDCSSNDMRLHMQEVVELMKLAMWCLQVDSSRRPLMSTIAKVLEGVMSMEAIPDCTLVLSFASNNTVGSGSSYVPSESHLSGPR encoded by the exons ATGCAACATTTTTACGCGCTGATGGCCGTCCTTTTATTGTTTGGCTTCTTTATCCACCTCAATGTTGTTGTTACTCAGCCCTCTGCTGTGCCTCCCCCAAGCTCTTGGAAAGTTTCAAATATGCAGCTGCAGCGCATTATAAACATGGACAACGGATCTAGTATCCTTCCCATTCTTGGCCATAGAATCATGTCGTACACAACTTATTTTGGCTTCTACACCATAGATGATGGCCATTCATTTGTTCTCTCTATTGTGATTTTTGGCACCCAAGCTCCAGTCATTTGGTCTGCCAACCCTGACAATCCTGTAAACCATGACGCAACCTTAAGCTTCACCAGGGAAGGGGATTTGCTCCTCCAGGATGGTAATGGTGCCATGGTGTGGTCCACGGCCACAAAGAGCAAATCCGTCGTCGCTGGTATGCGCCTCGATGTTTCCGGGAACCTTGTGCTTACCAATACAGATAACTCCTCTGTTTGGCAGTCGTTTGACCACCCAACTGATACATTGGTAATGGGGCAGTCACTTTGCACGGGAATGAACCTCAGTGTCATGACCTCAGACACAAAATGGCCATCTGGCAGGGTTTATCTTTCTGCATGGTGGAATGGGTTGTTATACAGTTTCGAACCAGCAGGATATACAAGGTTGTTTGAAACTGATACAGTGTCACCTTGTTCTGACTTTCGCAATGGTAGCTTTGGGTTACTAGAAAAAATGTTCTCCCTACCCTTGGCAAGATCATTACAATTTATGAGATTGGAGCCTGATGGGCATTTAAGGCTCTACGAGATGCAAGGAGATGGCCAGGGCAGTCTGATGGTATTTGATGTATTAAGCACAAAGATGAACTTCTGCGATTATCCAATGGCCTGCGGAGATTATGGTGTCTGCAGTAAGGGACAATGTTCTTGTCCTAGTTTGAGCAACTTTAAGTTCCAAATTGAACGGCTACCAAATGCTGGATGCAAACCCTTAAGTAGCCCTACCTGCAACCAAGCGCAGCAATACCACCAGTTAGTACAAGTCAACAATGTTTCTTACTTCAGTAAGAGCGTATTCACGTTATTTGCCGCTTCAACTTCTGAAAATGTTTGCAAGAAGTCATGCTTAATTGATTGCAGTTGCAAAGCAGTGGTTTTCGAAAAGAACATTTATGGTATTGATGGTGGTTACTGCTTGTTGGTATCGGAGAACATGGCAATTTCATTTGCAGAGAATTCATCAGATCACTTTTCAGTATTTGTAAAGATACAAG TTTGCGTGGTTGTATGGAAGAAGTACAAGAAAGACGAGGAACCACCCTTTGATGTCATACCTGGAATACCAAAGCGTTTCTCGTTGGATGAGTTAGAAGTTGCTACTGGCCACTTCTCCATAAAGCTTGGAGGTGGTGGCTTTGGGTCCGTATTCAAAGGCAAGATAGGCAAGCAAACTATTGCTGTCAAACGCTTGGAGGGTCTCGAGCAAGGAATGGAAGAGTTCTTAGCAGAGGTCAAGACAATTGGCAGAATCCATCACTTTAATCTCATAAGGTTAGTAGGCTTCTGTGCAGAGAAATCACATAAGCTTCTTGTCTACGAATACTTGTCCAATGGCTCATTAGACAAATGGATCTTTCCCAAAAGTACAGTCTTCACCCTCTCTTGGAAAACTAGACGTGATATCATCTTGGGCATTGCTAGGGGTTTGTCTTACCTCCATGAAGAATGCGAGCAAAAGATTGCTCATTTAGATATCAAGCCACAGAATATTCTCTTGGATGACAAATTCAGTGCTAAGGTCTCGGACTTTGGACTCTCGAAAATGATGAACAGGGATCAAAGCAAAGTCATGACTCGAATGCGAGGAACGCGTGGATACCTTGCACCTGAATGGCTGGGCTCAAAAATCACAGAGAAGGCTGACATCTACAGCTTTGGGATTGTGATGATGGAGATCATCTGCGGTCGAGAAAATTTGGATGAATCGCAACCCGAGGATAGCATCCATTTGATAAGCCTGCTTCAGGAGAAGGCAAGGATTGGCCGGTTGTCTGATTTGGTGGACTGTAGCAGCAATGACATGAGGTTACATATGCAAGAGGTCGTGGAATTGATGAAGCTTGCAATGTGGTGCTTGCAGGTTGATAGCAGCAGACGACCCCTGATGTCAACAATCGCCAAGGTGTTGGAAGGTGTGATGAGCATGGAGGCTATACCTGACTGCACTTTGGTCCTTAGTTTTGCATCAAACAATACCGTGGGATCAGGTTCTTCTTATGTTCCATCTGAGTCACATTTATCAGGGCCTAGGTGA
- the LOC112902203 gene encoding G-type lectin S-receptor-like serine/threonine-protein kinase SD2-5 isoform X3 — MQHFYALMAVLLLFGFFIHLNVVVTQPSAVPPPSSWKVSNMQLQRIINMDNGSSILPILGHRIMSYTTYFGFYTIDDGHSFVLSIVIFGTQAPVIWSANPDNPVNHDATLSFTREGDLLLQDGNGAMVWSTATKSKSVVAGMRLDVSGNLVLTNTDNSSVWQSFDHPTDTLVMGQSLCTGMNLSVMTSDTKWPSGRVYLSAWWNGLLYSFEPAGYTRLFETDTVSPCSDFRNGSFGLLEKMFSLPLARSLQFMRLEPDGHLRLYEMQGDGQGSLMVFDVLSTKMNFCDYPMACGDYGVCSKGQCSCPSLSNFKFQIERLPNAGCKPLSSPTCNQAQQYHQLVQVNNVSYFSKSVFTLFAASTSENVCKKSCLIDCSCKAVVFEKNIYGIDGGYCLLVSENMAISFAENSSDHFSVFVKIQGNHSEKRRISIIVASSISGVFLISILVCVVVWKKYKKDEEPPFDVIPGIPKRFSLDELEVATGHFSIKLGGGGFGSVFKGKIGKQTIAVKRLEGLEQGMEEFLAEVKTIGRIHHFNLIRLVGFCAEKSHKLLVYEYLSNGSLDKWIFPKSTVFTLSWKTRRDIILGIARGLSYLHEECEQKIAHLDIKPQNILLDDKFSAKVSDFGLSKMMNRDQSKVMTRMRGTRGYLAPEWLGSKITEKADIYSFGIVMMEIICGRENLDESQPEDSIHLISLLQEKVDSSRRPLMSTIAKVLEGVMSMEAIPDCTLVLSFASNNTVGSGSSYVPSESHLSGPR, encoded by the exons ATGCAACATTTTTACGCGCTGATGGCCGTCCTTTTATTGTTTGGCTTCTTTATCCACCTCAATGTTGTTGTTACTCAGCCCTCTGCTGTGCCTCCCCCAAGCTCTTGGAAAGTTTCAAATATGCAGCTGCAGCGCATTATAAACATGGACAACGGATCTAGTATCCTTCCCATTCTTGGCCATAGAATCATGTCGTACACAACTTATTTTGGCTTCTACACCATAGATGATGGCCATTCATTTGTTCTCTCTATTGTGATTTTTGGCACCCAAGCTCCAGTCATTTGGTCTGCCAACCCTGACAATCCTGTAAACCATGACGCAACCTTAAGCTTCACCAGGGAAGGGGATTTGCTCCTCCAGGATGGTAATGGTGCCATGGTGTGGTCCACGGCCACAAAGAGCAAATCCGTCGTCGCTGGTATGCGCCTCGATGTTTCCGGGAACCTTGTGCTTACCAATACAGATAACTCCTCTGTTTGGCAGTCGTTTGACCACCCAACTGATACATTGGTAATGGGGCAGTCACTTTGCACGGGAATGAACCTCAGTGTCATGACCTCAGACACAAAATGGCCATCTGGCAGGGTTTATCTTTCTGCATGGTGGAATGGGTTGTTATACAGTTTCGAACCAGCAGGATATACAAGGTTGTTTGAAACTGATACAGTGTCACCTTGTTCTGACTTTCGCAATGGTAGCTTTGGGTTACTAGAAAAAATGTTCTCCCTACCCTTGGCAAGATCATTACAATTTATGAGATTGGAGCCTGATGGGCATTTAAGGCTCTACGAGATGCAAGGAGATGGCCAGGGCAGTCTGATGGTATTTGATGTATTAAGCACAAAGATGAACTTCTGCGATTATCCAATGGCCTGCGGAGATTATGGTGTCTGCAGTAAGGGACAATGTTCTTGTCCTAGTTTGAGCAACTTTAAGTTCCAAATTGAACGGCTACCAAATGCTGGATGCAAACCCTTAAGTAGCCCTACCTGCAACCAAGCGCAGCAATACCACCAGTTAGTACAAGTCAACAATGTTTCTTACTTCAGTAAGAGCGTATTCACGTTATTTGCCGCTTCAACTTCTGAAAATGTTTGCAAGAAGTCATGCTTAATTGATTGCAGTTGCAAAGCAGTGGTTTTCGAAAAGAACATTTATGGTATTGATGGTGGTTACTGCTTGTTGGTATCGGAGAACATGGCAATTTCATTTGCAGAGAATTCATCAGATCACTTTTCAGTATTTGTAAAGATACAAGGTAATCACTCAGAAAAAAGGAGAATAAGTATTATTGTTGCTAGTTCAATTTCTGGAGTTTTTCTAATATCGATCTTAGTTTGCGTGGTTGTATGGAAGAAGTACAAGAAAGACGAGGAACCACCCTTTGATGTCATACCTGGAATACCAAAGCGTTTCTCGTTGGATGAGTTAGAAGTTGCTACTGGCCACTTCTCCATAAAGCTTGGAGGTGGTGGCTTTGGGTCCGTATTCAAAGGCAAGATAGGCAAGCAAACTATTGCTGTCAAACGCTTGGAGGGTCTCGAGCAAGGAATGGAAGAGTTCTTAGCAGAGGTCAAGACAATTGGCAGAATCCATCACTTTAATCTCATAAGGTTAGTAGGCTTCTGTGCAGAGAAATCACATAAGCTTCTTGTCTACGAATACTTGTCCAATGGCTCATTAGACAAATGGATCTTTCCCAAAAGTACAGTCTTCACCCTCTCTTGGAAAACTAGACGTGATATCATCTTGGGCATTGCTAGGGGTTTGTCTTACCTCCATGAAGAATGCGAGCAAAAGATTGCTCATTTAGATATCAAGCCACAGAATATTCTCTTGGATGACAAATTCAGTGCTAAGGTCTCGGACTTTGGACTCTCGAAAATGATGAACAGGGATCAAAGCAAAGTCATGACTCGAATGCGAGGAACGCGTGGATACCTTGCACCTGAATGGCTGGGCTCAAAAATCACAGAGAAGGCTGACATCTACAGCTTTGGGATTGTGATGATGGAGATCATCTGCGGTCGAGAAAATTTGGATGAATCGCAACCCGAGGATAGCATCCATTTGATAAGCCTGCTTCAGGAGAAG GTTGATAGCAGCAGACGACCCCTGATGTCAACAATCGCCAAGGTGTTGGAAGGTGTGATGAGCATGGAGGCTATACCTGACTGCACTTTGGTCCTTAGTTTTGCATCAAACAATACCGTGGGATCAGGTTCTTCTTATGTTCCATCTGAGTCACATTTATCAGGGCCTAGGTGA